Proteins from one Pygocentrus nattereri isolate fPygNat1 chromosome 16, fPygNat1.pri, whole genome shotgun sequence genomic window:
- the slc13a5a gene encoding solute carrier family 13 member 5a — translation MVVHVFKSIWGAKNGLILICTPFLLLPLPLVIGTKEASCAYVIGLMAVYWCTEVLPLAITALLPVVLFPLLSIMESKDVCVQYLKDTNMLFLGGLMVAVAVEHWNLHKRIALRVLLIVGVRPALLMLGFMGVTAFLSMWISNTATTAMMVPIVQAVLVQLNNTAREEEPRPVPSSENDEKQSEKQADGQVVLNGLSFSLDAETVERCRDAEERLKMSKGMTLCVCYAASIGGTATLTGTGPNLVLTGQMSQLFQDNPDVINFASWFGFAFPNMIIMLLAAWVWLQFVFLGFNFRKTFGCGTVKTEKEIAAYNVIREEHQLLGPMSFGEINILVLFILLVVLWFTRDPGFVDGWATHLFNAEKEYVTDATVAVFIAALLFVLPSKPPCLCSWRSQSFDTVPQSDSEPRSALLTWKVAQKKMPWSIVLLLGGGFALAKGSEDSGLSSWLGEQMSPLQSIPPWAIAIIVCLMIATFTECTSNVATATLFLPILASMAQSIRVNPLYVMIPCTLSASFAFMLPVATPPNAIVFSYGYLKVSDMAKTGIVMNIIGILCITVAVNSWGKVLFSLDTFPSWANTTVV, via the exons ATGGTGGTACATGTGTTTAAGTCCATTTGGGGAGCGAAAAATGGACTCATTCTCATATGCACTCCGTTTCTTCTCCTGCCGCTGCCGCTGGTTATCGGAACGAAG GAGGCTAGCTGTGCATACGTTATTGGGCTGATGGCGGTGTATTGGTGTACGGAGGTGCTGCCGTTGGCCATCACTGCTCTCTTACCTGTTGTGCTCTTCCCTTTATTAAGTATCATGGAGTCCAAAGAC gTGTGCGTGCAGTACCTGAAGGAcacaaacatgctgtttttgggTGGACTAATGGTGGCCGTGGCTGTAGAGCATTGGAACCTGCACAAACGCATTGCTCTGCGAGTCCTGCTCATTGTGGGAGTGCGgcctgctct ACTGATGTTAGGTTTTATGGGTGTGACGGCCTTCCTGTCCATGTGGATCAGTAACACCGCCACCACAGCCATGATGGTGCCCATAGTTCAGGCTGTACTGGTCCAGCTGAACAACACAGCAAGAGAAGAGGAACCTCGGCCTGTTCCCTCTTCGGAGAATGATGAAAAGCAGTCAGAGAAACAGGCTGATGGGCAGG TTGTTCTTAATGGCCTCAGCTTTTCCCTGGATGCTGAAACAGTGGAACGGTGCAGGGACGCTGAGGAGAGGCTGAAGATGTCAAAGGGCATGACTCTGTGTGTATGTTACGCTGCCAGCATCGGTGGTACTGCTACTCTCACGGGCACTGGACCCAACCTGGTCCTCACAGGACAGATGAGCCA GCTCTTCCAAGACAACCCAGATGTCATTAACTTTGCCTCCTGGTTTGGCTTTGCCTTCCCGAACATGATCATAATGCTCCTGGCAGCCTGGGTTTGGTTGCAGTTTGTTTTCCTGGGCTTCAA ctTCAGAAAAACATTTGGCTGTGGCACTgtgaagacagagaaagagattgcTGCATATAATGTGATACGTGAGGAGCATCAGCTATTGGGGCCCATGTCCTTCGGCGAGATAAAcattttagtgctgtttattcTCCTGGTGGTGCTGTGGTTCACGCGTGACCCAGGCTTCGTGGATGGTTGGGCAACGCATCTCTTTAATGCAGAAAAAGA GTACGTAACCGATGCTACTGTGGCAGTGTTTATAGCTGCTCTGCTCTTTGTACTGCCCTCTAAGCCCCCCTGCCTCTGCTCATGGAGGTCACAGAGCTTTGACACAG TACCCCAGTCTGACAGTGAGCCCAGATCAGCATTGCTGACCTGGAAGGTGGCACAGAAGAAGATGCCATGGAGCATTGTGCTGCTCCTTGGAGGAGGCTTTGCTCTGGCTAAGGGCAGTGAG GACTCAGGCTTATCTTCATGGCTTGGAGAGCAGATGTCTCCCCTGCAGAGCATTCCTCCATGGGCCATTGCCATTATTGTGTGTCTAATGATAGCCACTTTCACAGAGTGCACCAGCAACGTGGCCACTGCAACCCTCTTTCTGCCTATACTCGCCTCTATG GCCCAGTCAATACGTGTGAACCCACTGTACGTCATGATTCCTTGCACCCTCAGCGCATCTTTCGCCTTCATGCTTCCAGTGGCAACCCCTCCAAATGCTATCGTCTTCTCATATGGCTATCTGAAAGTGTCTGACATG GCCAAGACAGGTATTGTGATGAATATCATTGGTATCCTGTGCATCACCGTGGCGGTAAACAGTTGGGGCAAAGTTTTATTTAGCCTAGACACCTTTCCAAGTTGGGCAAACACCACAGTGGTATGA